The following proteins are co-located in the Phoenix dactylifera cultivar Barhee BC4 unplaced genomic scaffold, palm_55x_up_171113_PBpolish2nd_filt_p 000510F, whole genome shotgun sequence genome:
- the LOC103720167 gene encoding probable protein S-acyltransferase 19 — protein MVRRHGWQLPAHTFQVVAITVFFLLVVAFYAFFAPFLGKHVFEYASIAVYTPLALTVFILYVRCTRINPADPGIMSKFDDEFFNIPKNNPGIPGIDLPDNHYNNATGAYSSPSSACRTSPDGNPNKNASPGGDVRINTPVGLPRKSKFRCCRFGGFICALFVKEDCRKPETTEHQAGVEDALFCTLCNAEVRKFSKHCRSCDKCVDGFDHHCRWLNNCVGRKNYITFISLMAASLIWLAIECGVGIAVLVLCFVDKKGTESNIKEKLGNGFSRAPFATVVATCTAVSLLACVPLGELFFFHMILIKKGITTYEYVVAMRAMSEAPPASADEEGQNVLYSPTNSATTGLSVGSSLGIGLQYKGVWCTPPRVFVDQQDEVIPHLEPGMIPSTVDPDAAGYVERANKSKKAVKISAWKLAKLDSNEAMRAAAKARASSSVLRPVDARRVPDVDFSSSGNASVRSSMSLDFSATKESRSELKLSPRNSYPLSLASKEDYETGTQTASSLSSPAHIHEPVALGLVPLQRSVPERRLPSLPRGPFPTTQLTNPMFQSATSVVRENKRASVVWDQEAGRYVSVPATARSETTIEVPARTSRASLVNPSAESSAYGRRPTHPSAGASVMPPMPPPERLMYTGQSIFFGGPLLNAPVRDMQGNETVGLRPDAEKESHVFREARGERGQAADSFPLFVPGTFQKNPASRP, from the exons ATGGTGAGGCGCCATGGATGGCAGCTCCCTGCTCACACCTTCCAG GTTGTTGCTATCACAGTGTTCTTTCTTCTGGTTGTTGCATTCTATGCCTTCTTTGCACCCTTTCTTGGTAAACACGTATTTGAATACGCTTCCATTGCTGTTTACACTCCTCTG GCACTCACAGTTTTTATCCTTTATGTCCGTTGTACACGTATAAACCCTGCTGATCCTGGAATTATGTCCAAATTTGATGATGAGTTCTTCAATATTCCCAAAAATAATCCTGGGATTCCAGGCATAGATTTACCTGACAATCATTATAATAATGCAACTGGAGCATATTCTTCTCCATCATCAGCTTGTAGAACCTCTCCGGATGGCAATCCCAATAAAAATGCTTCACCTGGAGGAGATGTCAGGATAAACACCCCAGTGGGCCTGCCAAGAAAAAGTAAGTTTCGTTGCTGCAGATTTGGAGGATTTATCTGTGCATTATTTGTAAAAGAAGACTGCCGCAAACCAGAAACCACTGAGCATCAAGCTGGTGTGGAAGATGCTTTGTTCTGTACATTGTGCAATGCTGAG GTCCGCAAGTTCAGTAAACATTGCAGAAGTTGTGATAAATGTGTTGATGGTTTTGACCATCATTGTCGG TGGCTGAATAATTGTGTGGGGAGGAAAAATTATATAACATTTATTTCCCTTATGGCCGCTAGCCTCATTTGG CTTGCAATCGAATGTGGGGTAGGCATTGCAGTTCTCGTTCTCTGCTTTGTCGATAAAAAGGGTACAGAAAGCAATATTAAGGAGAAACTAGGAAATGGTTTTTCTCGTGCTCCATTTGCAACTGTTGTG GCCACATGTACTGCAGTATCATTACTGGCTTGCGTGCCTTTGGGTGAACtcttctttttccacatgatatTGATAAAAAAG GGAATTACAACATACGAGTATGTTGTTGCTATGAGAGCTATGAGTGAAGCACCTCCAGCATCTGCAGATGAGGAAGGACAAAATGTCCTTTATTCGCCAACTAATTCTGCCACAACTGGTTTAAGTGTTGGAAGCTCTCTAGGCATAGGCCTTCAATATAAAGGTGTATGGTGCACTCCTCCAAGGGTATTTGTCGACCAGCAG GATGAAGTCATCCCACATTTGGAGCCAGGTATGATACCTTCGACTGTTGATCCAGATGCAGCCGGTTATGTTGAAAGAGCAAACAAGTCCAAAAAGGCTGTTAAGATCAGTGCATGGAAGCTTGCCAAATTAGACTCCAACGAGGCGATGAGGGCTGCAGCCAAAGCCAGGGCATCCTCTTCAGTCCTTCGGCCCGTTGATGCTCGTCGTGTCCCTGATGTGGACTTCAGCTCCAGTGGAAATGCAAGTGTGAGAAGTAGTATGAGCCTGGATTTCAGTGCAACTAAAGAATCACGGAGTGAACTGAAGCTTTCTCCAAGGAACTCCTACCCACTAAGTCTTGCAAGCAAGGAAGATTATGAGACCGGTACACAAACTGCAAGCAGCTTAAGCAGTCCGGCTCACATTCATGAACCTGTTGCCCTTGGTTTGGTGCCTTTGCAGCGTTCAGTTCCTGAACGGCGTCTACCCAGCCTTCCAAGAGGGCCTTTTCCAACTACCCAACTGACTAACCCAATGTTCCAATCTGCCACTTCAGTTGTTAGGGAGAATAAAAGGGCCTCAGTCGTATGGGATCAAGAAGCTGGCCGGTATGTGTCAGTACCCGCGACTGCCAGAAGTGAAACTACAATTGAAGTTCCAGCCAGAACTTCTCGGGCTTCCTTGGTAAATCCTTCTGCAGAATCTAGTGCTTATGGACGAAGACCAACCCATCCTAGTGCTGGTGCCTCGGTGATGCCGCCTATGCCACCACCAGAGAGATTAATGTACACAGGGCAGTCAATATTTTTTGGCGGGCCACTTTTAAATGCTCCTGTTAGAGATATGCAGGGCAACGAGACTGTTGGATTGAGACCAGATGCTGAGAAGGAATCTCATGTGTTCCGTGAGGCGCGCGGAGAGAGAGGTCAAGCGGCGGACTCGTTCCCTTTATTTGTTCCTGGAACATTTCAGAAGAACCCTGCATCCAGACCCTag